One Streptomyces sp. P9-A2 DNA window includes the following coding sequences:
- a CDS encoding MMPL family transporter, which translates to MTALARWCVRRRLITVLLWLLALGGVAAGAFATGNAYSNDYEVPGTESGYATELLREGFPALSGDSDTVVWHTPSGSVLDSDVEQSMTRALDRMADLPGIAAVTGPYGDDGTGGISADGRTAYATVVFDDLAKDIDEGEAAAVLEAAEAAETDGLQVELGGSAAALTGAPEGHLAEIVGVAVAAVVLFLAFGSLAASLLPIATALVGVGTAYASIVLLGHVMTVADFAPMLGMLIGLGVGIDYALFIVTRHRRGLKRGLSVAEAATDAVATTGRAVVFAGATVCIALLGMLILRLNFLNGVAVAASLTVVLTVAASVTLLPALLSLIGMRALNRRERRRLAQTGPQPELPTGFAARWAAFVERRPKLLGVLALAVMAVLALPTSSLHLGTSDQGNDPKTSTTRQAYDLLADGFGPGVNGPLTLVTEVDGAADRLALDRIGPVLGGTEGVAAVGPVVHSADGGTAYLSVVPESSPQSKQTSDLVDRLREDVLPRAEAGTALDVRVGGVTAGYDDFADVIIGKLPLFVGVVIGLGCLLLLLAFRSIAIPLKAAAMNVAAVAATFGVVVAIFQWGWGSELLGLGSGGPIEPFLPVIMVSVLFGLSMDYQVFLLSRMYEEWLETGDNRRAVRVGLAETGRVINSAAVIMISVFLAFVLTGDRVIAMFGIALAAAVALDAFVLRTLLVPALMHLLGDANWWLPRRLDRILPRISIEPPESRAAHERLAAATDTEVEDVLAKEERQTDVRHTTG; encoded by the coding sequence GTGACAGCACTCGCACGCTGGTGTGTCCGACGCCGTCTGATCACCGTTCTGCTGTGGCTCCTCGCCCTCGGCGGGGTCGCTGCCGGAGCCTTCGCGACCGGGAACGCGTACTCGAACGACTACGAGGTGCCCGGCACCGAGTCCGGGTACGCCACCGAACTGCTGCGCGAGGGGTTCCCGGCCCTCTCGGGCGACAGCGACACCGTCGTCTGGCACACCCCCTCCGGCAGCGTCCTGGACTCCGACGTCGAACAGAGCATGACCCGCGCCCTGGACCGGATGGCGGACCTGCCCGGCATCGCCGCCGTGACCGGCCCCTACGGGGACGACGGCACCGGCGGGATCAGCGCGGACGGCCGTACCGCCTACGCCACCGTCGTCTTCGACGACCTGGCCAAGGACATCGACGAGGGCGAGGCGGCGGCCGTGCTCGAAGCGGCCGAGGCCGCGGAGACCGACGGCCTCCAGGTGGAACTGGGCGGCAGCGCCGCCGCACTGACCGGGGCACCCGAGGGGCACCTCGCCGAGATCGTCGGAGTGGCCGTCGCCGCCGTGGTCCTCTTCCTCGCCTTCGGCTCGCTCGCCGCCTCGCTGCTGCCCATCGCCACCGCGCTGGTCGGCGTCGGCACCGCGTACGCCTCGATCGTGCTGCTCGGGCACGTCATGACCGTCGCCGACTTCGCGCCGATGCTGGGCATGCTGATCGGACTCGGCGTCGGCATCGACTACGCGCTGTTCATCGTGACCAGGCACCGGCGCGGACTGAAGCGCGGGCTGTCCGTCGCCGAGGCCGCCACGGACGCCGTCGCCACCACCGGACGCGCGGTCGTGTTCGCGGGGGCCACCGTGTGCATCGCCCTGCTGGGCATGCTGATCCTCCGGCTGAACTTCCTCAACGGCGTCGCCGTCGCGGCCTCGCTCACCGTGGTGCTGACCGTCGCCGCCTCCGTCACCCTGCTGCCCGCCCTGCTGTCGCTCATCGGCATGCGCGCGCTCAACCGCCGCGAACGGCGCCGGCTGGCCCAGACCGGCCCGCAGCCGGAACTGCCGACCGGCTTCGCCGCCCGCTGGGCGGCGTTCGTGGAGCGCAGGCCCAAGCTGCTCGGTGTGCTCGCCCTGGCCGTCATGGCGGTACTGGCGCTGCCCACCTCCTCCCTGCACCTCGGCACGTCCGACCAGGGAAACGATCCGAAGACCTCCACCACCCGACAGGCCTACGACCTCCTCGCCGACGGATTCGGCCCCGGCGTCAACGGCCCGCTCACCCTCGTGACCGAGGTCGACGGCGCCGCCGACCGGCTCGCCCTGGACCGGATCGGTCCCGTCCTGGGCGGGACCGAGGGCGTCGCGGCCGTCGGACCAGTGGTCCACAGCGCGGACGGCGGCACCGCGTACCTCTCCGTCGTACCGGAGTCCTCCCCGCAGTCGAAGCAGACCAGTGACCTGGTCGACCGGCTGCGCGAGGACGTACTGCCGCGCGCCGAGGCCGGCACCGCCCTCGACGTGCGGGTCGGTGGCGTGACCGCCGGCTACGACGACTTCGCCGACGTCATCATCGGCAAGCTGCCCCTCTTCGTCGGCGTCGTCATCGGTCTGGGCTGTCTGCTGCTCCTGCTCGCCTTCCGGTCCATAGCCATCCCGCTCAAGGCCGCCGCGATGAACGTGGCCGCCGTCGCCGCCACCTTCGGCGTGGTCGTGGCGATCTTCCAGTGGGGCTGGGGCAGCGAACTGCTGGGCCTGGGCAGCGGAGGCCCCATAGAACCCTTCCTGCCCGTGATCATGGTGTCGGTCCTCTTCGGGCTCTCCATGGACTACCAGGTCTTCCTGCTCAGCCGGATGTACGAGGAATGGCTGGAGACCGGCGACAACCGGCGCGCGGTACGGGTCGGCCTCGCCGAGACCGGCCGGGTGATCAACTCCGCGGCCGTGATCATGATCTCGGTCTTCCTCGCCTTCGTCCTGACCGGTGACCGCGTGATAGCGATGTTCGGCATCGCGCTCGCCGCCGCCGTCGCCCTCGACGCCTTCGTGCTGCGGACCCTGCTCGTCCC